One Rosa chinensis cultivar Old Blush chromosome 5, RchiOBHm-V2, whole genome shotgun sequence genomic region harbors:
- the LOC121049276 gene encoding basic leucine zipper 2-like → MEGFKGRPPLRPPPSPSSSIWCHNEIQGTGNPIDRALAQTPETQQQVQNVDLLEVSRVEVPDSAHDKKLKRILATREYSRRYHMKQFQHIGKLETESKVLEAEIALTSPRIRFTQRKNMLLQAENDSIKQKIATCSGKLMVQQAEHEKLQKEADSLKQLFQVMKMQEAEAAFNPLAGPGPAPLGCQVFGPNSEANYQPFNPLEGLSSETVDFGQFYETAAADQFNFEPPGLDDQFSSDPVGLNRQLDEPVGFSEFTDELAVVVRPHILANKGADQVGAGADQSIEGMNLDSSDGSQKAAGSSSDQFM, encoded by the exons ATGGAGGGCTTTAAGGGTAGACCACCATTGCggccaccaccatcaccatccTCATCCATATGGTGTCACAATGAAATCCAGGGGACTGGAAACCCAATAGATAGAGCACTTGCTCAAACCCCAGAAACTCAGCAGCAAGTGCAGAATGTTGATCTTTTGGAGGTTTCACGAGTTGAAGTACCAGACTCTGCTCATGATAAGAAACTCAAAAG GATTCTGGCTACCAGGGAGTATTCAAGGAGGTATCATATGAAACAATTCCAGCATATTGGGAAACTGGAAACAGAAAGCAAAGTGTTAGAG GCAGAAATAGCTCTCACGTCTCCAAGAATCcgattcacacaacggaaaaatATGTTGCTTCAAGCAGAAAATGATTCAATCAAGCAAAAGATTGCAACTTGTAGCGGAAAGCTTATGGTGCAACAAG CTGAACATGAAAAGTTGCAAAAGGAAGCAGATTCACTCAAGCAGCTCTTTCAGGTGATGAAGATGCAAGAAGCAGAGGCGGCTTTCAACCCTCTAGCCGGGCCTGGTCCAGCCCCACTGGGTTGTCAGGTTTTTGGTCCTAACTCTGAAGCAAATTATCAACCCTTCAACCCTCTGGAAGGACTGAGTTCGGAAACTGTTGATTTTGGCCAGTTTTATGAAACTGCTGCGGCTGATCAGTTCAATTTTGAACCGCCTGGGCTAGATGATCAGTTTAGCAGTGATCCTGTGGGGCTTAACCGCCAGTTGGATGAACCAGTTGGCTTCTCTGAGTTCACTGATGAACTGGCAGTGGTCGTCAGGCCCCACATCTTGGCTAACAAAGGTGCTGACCAAGTCGGAGCTGGGGCTGATCAGTCCATTGAAGGCATGAACTTAGATAGTTCCGATGGTTCTCAGAAGGCAGCTGGATCTTCCTCCGACCAGTTTATGTGA